In a genomic window of Coprococcus eutactus:
- a CDS encoding leucine-rich repeat protein, with translation MAHVSAADTEVYDTKDGKWMYQIVNASKKTVSLVAYCSDDKKDFPQTLNIPSSVVSEKGVKYTVTELGYGYVDYDEVYNDNLFEYCDGDYSEKVKKIVIPSSVQKINQGMFGYGLQATVAFAQNSKCTTIGEYVFSESDITEITIPKLVKKIDNYAFENCEKLKKVSFEKGSQLTSIGCYAFSKCNALTSLKLPSGVTTLGESFISECDSLTTFEIPAGIKNLDMAAFINSTAIVKFAANSTCIKIYNSLGYFDDSANLGDFVIPASVKVIDNSSFYGAKVTSVKFASGANCTGIGGSAFSSCSGLTAVTLPAKLTSIGDGAFEDCTKLKSITIPAGVTKIGEYAFAGCSSLTTITMSANSKLTEIPDYFAQNCGKLTAFTVTASIKKIGTEAFSRCRSLASVTFSANSKCSDIGDYAFAGCSALKSIKLPASVTKLESGVFMSCIKLTEIDIEADSIDLPYCDTFATNAYSSDEGAWWGLWSDLGTFSGNIYVNNDDVKYSVSDELWDYQLTDEPVVPQSCIIIRNYTVVLKEIDKSHGVKIIASKTVGYNEKFKISDFAPAAPDGYKYVWSLPNRGGLVDPNAAFSRLSKNGYLSILGWLSECTYTVKYDANGGAGKMGAQEEIKYSSDLTLRTNAFSRRGYVFGGWNTSADGTGKAYADGASVSKITNNDEIVLYAQWKKIESFAYYLPYSIKNGKFVCNDYSHTVYSGNVESVMDYDQAAAAASSVGGKTVTDELTYIYMDGENKEQTITKKWSDIAAFEGWNTTDQTDGRVSFRYPGTATESTYRSGQNITIGASVALVPNIVYKKLTISFDGGQAEEDMVDVVSEHGQLASESLQNKLNRDGYEFAGWTVAQMTSGVNESVLIPAVDLNRGGQLDESDVYALYMFADSNLHVTLKPVWSRLETYMIQFKANGGSGSMKQITYICGEKRKLPECTFYRKGYIFAGWSVDRIGPVSYGDGSVISRTAEEGDVQLFAVWNKLNYTLVYDANGGDGYMPNQTVESQSRHTLKTVGYVKEGAEFLEWNTRADGSGTAYPDGGTMIHAALAEGETMTLYAIWNPNIVMLSFNANGGLVSRASKQVQYGEPCGTLPTPKRTGYTFSGWFTRRNGGSQYTADTIVDVDSDIVLYARWESQKYKVSFNANGGKLSGVSTIEVTSGKSIGQLPGAARKGYAFDGWYTSSEGGIKVNTVYKVTGNVTLFAHWKLTTKKIRIVMNVAKIAGAKGYELQYSTSAGFGGAVTLTDRMTNAGSYSREVGNLKAGTTYYFRVRSYAVKRGKKVYGSWSAVQRKTTSK, from the coding sequence ATGGCACATGTCAGTGCGGCAGATACAGAGGTATACGATACAAAGGATGGAAAATGGATGTACCAGATTGTCAATGCATCAAAAAAAACAGTCAGTCTGGTGGCGTATTGTTCTGATGACAAAAAAGATTTTCCACAGACACTTAATATACCATCATCTGTTGTCTCGGAGAAAGGTGTTAAGTACACTGTGACGGAATTAGGCTATGGTTATGTAGATTATGATGAAGTATATAATGATAATTTATTTGAATATTGCGATGGAGATTATTCTGAGAAAGTAAAAAAAATAGTTATACCCTCATCTGTACAGAAGATAAATCAGGGAATGTTTGGTTATGGTTTGCAGGCAACTGTCGCATTTGCCCAAAACAGTAAATGTACAACCATTGGAGAATATGTATTCAGTGAATCTGATATTACAGAGATCACGATACCTAAACTGGTGAAAAAAATTGACAACTATGCTTTTGAAAATTGTGAAAAACTTAAGAAAGTAAGCTTTGAAAAAGGATCACAGCTTACCAGCATAGGTTGTTATGCATTTAGCAAATGCAATGCTTTGACTTCATTGAAATTGCCTTCAGGTGTTACGACTCTGGGGGAGAGCTTTATAAGTGAATGTGATTCACTTACAACTTTTGAGATACCGGCAGGAATAAAGAATCTGGATATGGCTGCGTTTATAAATTCGACGGCTATCGTAAAGTTTGCTGCAAATTCTACATGTATAAAGATATATAATTCGCTGGGGTATTTTGACGATTCTGCAAATTTAGGTGACTTTGTAATACCTGCATCAGTCAAGGTGATAGACAATAGTTCATTTTACGGTGCAAAGGTTACGTCGGTCAAGTTCGCATCGGGGGCAAATTGCACAGGTATTGGGGGAAGTGCATTTTCCAGTTGCTCTGGACTCACAGCAGTAACGCTGCCGGCAAAGCTGACATCGATCGGTGATGGGGCATTTGAGGACTGTACAAAGCTGAAGAGTATAACGATACCGGCCGGGGTAACAAAGATAGGTGAATATGCTTTTGCTGGATGTAGTTCTCTCACCACAATTACAATGAGTGCAAATTCAAAATTGACTGAAATTCCCGATTACTTTGCACAAAACTGTGGCAAACTTACAGCTTTTACAGTGACAGCATCAATCAAAAAGATTGGTACGGAGGCATTTAGCAGATGTAGATCACTGGCATCAGTAACTTTTTCAGCAAATTCGAAATGTTCAGACATAGGTGACTATGCTTTTGCGGGCTGTTCTGCATTGAAGAGCATCAAATTGCCAGCGTCAGTAACTAAACTGGAATCAGGAGTGTTTATGTCGTGTATAAAACTTACTGAGATCGATATAGAGGCTGATAGTATAGATCTGCCGTATTGCGACACATTTGCAACAAATGCATATAGCTCTGATGAGGGTGCATGGTGGGGACTGTGGAGTGATTTGGGAACATTCAGCGGTAATATATATGTCAACAATGATGATGTAAAATACAGTGTTTCGGATGAACTTTGGGATTATCAATTGACGGATGAACCAGTAGTACCCCAAAGCTGTATTATCATACGAAATTACACAGTTGTTCTGAAAGAGATAGATAAATCACATGGAGTAAAAATAATAGCATCGAAAACAGTTGGTTATAATGAGAAGTTCAAAATATCCGATTTTGCACCAGCTGCTCCGGATGGATATAAGTATGTATGGTCACTACCTAATAGAGGCGGTCTTGTAGATCCGAATGCTGCATTTAGCAGATTATCAAAGAATGGATATTTGTCTATTCTGGGATGGCTCAGTGAATGTACATACACTGTAAAGTACGATGCAAACGGTGGAGCTGGCAAGATGGGCGCGCAGGAGGAAATCAAGTACTCTTCAGATCTGACACTTAGAACAAATGCATTCTCAAGACGGGGATACGTGTTTGGTGGTTGGAATACCAGTGCTGATGGAACAGGTAAAGCTTACGCTGACGGTGCATCTGTAAGTAAAATTACGAACAATGATGAGATCGTCCTGTATGCACAGTGGAAGAAGATAGAGAGTTTTGCATATTACCTGCCATATTCTATAAAAAATGGAAAGTTTGTATGCAACGATTATTCCCATACAGTGTACAGTGGAAATGTCGAAAGCGTAATGGATTATGATCAGGCAGCAGCTGCTGCATCGTCTGTGGGTGGAAAGACTGTGACTGATGAACTGACATACATATATATGGATGGTGAGAATAAGGAACAGACCATAACCAAGAAATGGTCTGACATAGCTGCATTTGAAGGTTGGAATACGACAGATCAGACTGATGGCAGAGTGTCATTCAGATATCCAGGCACAGCAACAGAGAGTACTTATAGAAGCGGTCAGAATATAACGATAGGGGCTTCTGTGGCACTTGTCCCTAATATAGTATATAAGAAGCTCACGATAAGCTTTGACGGCGGACAGGCAGAGGAAGATATGGTGGATGTTGTGAGTGAGCATGGACAGCTGGCAAGCGAGTCTCTGCAGAACAAGCTGAACAGGGATGGGTATGAATTTGCAGGCTGGACGGTCGCACAGATGACATCAGGAGTGAATGAGAGCGTGCTGATACCGGCGGTGGATCTGAACCGTGGTGGGCAGCTTGACGAGTCGGATGTCTATGCGCTGTACATGTTTGCGGACAGCAATCTGCATGTGACTTTGAAGCCGGTTTGGAGCAGACTGGAAACTTATATGATCCAGTTTAAGGCTAACGGCGGAAGTGGCTCTATGAAACAAATAACATATATATGTGGTGAAAAGAGAAAATTACCAGAATGTACATTTTACCGAAAGGGTTATATATTTGCAGGCTGGTCGGTGGATAGAATCGGACCGGTAAGCTACGGGGATGGCTCAGTTATAAGCCGTACAGCAGAAGAAGGCGATGTGCAGCTGTTTGCGGTGTGGAACAAGCTCAACTACACACTGGTATATGATGCAAACGGCGGAGACGGATACATGCCAAATCAGACAGTTGAAAGTCAGTCGAGGCACACTCTTAAGACTGTGGGATATGTAAAGGAAGGTGCTGAGTTCCTGGAATGGAATACCAGGGCTGATGGTTCTGGAACAGCATATCCTGATGGCGGCACTATGATACATGCAGCCCTGGCCGAGGGAGAGACGATGACTCTGTATGCGATATGGAATCCTAACATAGTAATGCTGTCATTCAATGCAAATGGAGGATTGGTAAGCAGAGCATCCAAACAGGTACAGTATGGGGAGCCGTGTGGAACACTTCCGACACCAAAGAGGACGGGCTATACCTTCAGCGGATGGTTCACAAGAAGGAATGGAGGCAGTCAGTATACAGCAGATACGATCGTAGATGTGGACAGCGATATCGTACTGTACGCGAGATGGGAGTCACAGAAGTATAAGGTGTCATTCAATGCAAACGGAGGAAAATTGAGTGGTGTCAGCACGATTGAGGTCACATCAGGAAAGTCGATTGGTCAGCTTCCAGGTGCAGCTCGAAAGGGATATGCATTTGACGGATGGTACACTTCAAGTGAAGGCGGAATTAAAGTAAATACGGTATACAAGGTGACTGGAAATGTCACATTGTTTGCCCACTGGAAGCTTACGACCAAGAAGATAAGGATAGTTATGAATGTGGCAAAGATAGCTGGGGCAAAGGGATATGAGCTTCAGTATTCCACATCTGCCGGATTTGGCGGGGCCGTGACTCTCACGGACAGGATGACAAATGCAGGAAGTTATTCAAGAGAGGTAGGTAATCTGAAAGCAGGAACGACATACTACTTCAGAGTCAGATCATATGCTGTCAAGAGAGGCAAGAAGGTATATGGATCCTGGAGCGCTGTTCAGAGAAAGACCACGTCAAAATAA
- a CDS encoding DMT family transporter: protein MKSRQVRNSLLLVLTAFIWGVAFVAQRQGGDTVGPFSFNGIRSLIGGAVLIPVIFIIDRIKPSDRKPLNRSDRKRLVIGGICCGTVLFLASSAQQLGLYMGTPAGKAGFLTACYILLVPILSLFLKKKCGWNIWLGIVIAVVGLYLLCMSGSLSFQSSDLMMLVCALLFAGHILVIDHFSPLVDGVRMSCIQFWVCGILSIFPAFFSEMHHSVAGIAAWVQPLGTLSAWIPILYAGVLSCGVAYTLQIVGQNGLNPTVASMIMSLESVFSVIAGWLILGEKMGGRQLAGCGLIFAAILLAQIPAGREKKEMV from the coding sequence ATGAAGAGTAGACAGGTAAGGAATTCACTGCTGCTGGTTTTGACAGCTTTTATATGGGGCGTAGCCTTTGTTGCACAGAGACAGGGAGGAGATACGGTTGGACCGTTCTCTTTCAACGGAATACGATCGCTGATCGGCGGTGCTGTTCTTATACCGGTCATATTTATAATTGACAGGATAAAACCGTCTGATAGGAAACCGCTCAATAGATCAGATAGAAAGAGACTTGTGATTGGAGGTATATGCTGTGGAACTGTTCTGTTCTTGGCAAGCTCTGCACAGCAGCTTGGTCTTTATATGGGAACACCGGCGGGGAAAGCGGGATTTCTCACAGCGTGTTACATATTGCTGGTTCCAATACTGAGTCTGTTTTTGAAGAAGAAATGTGGCTGGAATATATGGCTTGGAATAGTTATAGCTGTGGTGGGGCTTTATCTGCTTTGTATGAGCGGGTCACTGTCATTTCAGAGCAGCGATCTTATGATGCTTGTATGTGCATTGCTTTTTGCTGGACATATACTTGTGATAGACCACTTTTCACCTCTTGTGGATGGAGTCAGAATGTCCTGTATACAGTTCTGGGTATGTGGAATTCTCAGCATATTCCCGGCGTTTTTCTCTGAGATGCATCACAGTGTGGCCGGGATTGCGGCGTGGGTTCAGCCTCTCGGTACATTGAGTGCGTGGATTCCTATACTATATGCAGGAGTATTGTCGTGCGGAGTGGCATATACACTTCAGATAGTTGGACAGAACGGACTAAATCCTACAGTCGCATCAATGATCATGAGTCTTGAATCGGTATTTTCTGTCATTGCCGGATGGTTGATACTTGGTGAGAAGATGGGAGGCCGGCAACTGGCAGGATGTGGGCTGATATTTGCGGCAATACTTCTTGCCCAGATCCCGGCCGGACGAGAAAAGAAAGAGATGGTATGA
- a CDS encoding carbon starvation CstA family protein, which produces MNSLVIILIAVVVLGAGYLGYGRWLAKKWGVDPNAKTPAVANEDGKDYVPSSKLTVFAHQFSSIAGAGPVQGPIIAAMFGWVPVLLWLLVGGVFFGAVQDFGALYASVKNGGKSIGLVIEKYIGKAGRRFFSLFCWLFTLLVIAAFTSMVSSTFNGFTAGADGAVTKNFNGAAAATVSMLFIVVAMVFGVVMKTCKNMKEWLKAIVAIVLIVAMFAVGMKLPWYLNGAQWNYVIMAYLFLASVLPMWLLMQPRDYMTTFMLVGMLIGAFVGVLVGHPDMNLNAFNGFTVVSSTGVKSYLFPTLFVTIACGAVSGFHSLVSSGTSSKTVKNEKDMLFVGYGAMILETLLGVISLIVVGAVAVGGKAPEGLTPFQIFSQGIAGFLEKFGLPNSVANVFMTMCVSALALTSLDSVARIGRMSFQELFMGDTTDTSKMPAWQKVLTNKYFATVITLFFGYLLCKGGYSNVWPLFGSANQMLAALVLIGVAVFLKATNRKHAMLYPPMLIMLAVTFTAIVLNVIGNIQKFQAGTATFLVEGLQLIVAVFLIVLGIIVAITCIKKLVLMKKENAEKAEA; this is translated from the coding sequence ATGAATAGTTTAGTTATCATTCTTATCGCAGTAGTAGTTTTAGGTGCTGGGTATCTTGGCTATGGAAGATGGCTTGCAAAGAAGTGGGGTGTAGATCCAAATGCAAAGACCCCGGCAGTTGCAAACGAGGATGGAAAGGATTATGTTCCTTCATCAAAGCTTACAGTATTCGCACATCAGTTTTCATCGATAGCAGGTGCCGGTCCTGTTCAGGGACCTATCATCGCAGCCATGTTCGGATGGGTTCCAGTTTTACTCTGGCTGCTTGTCGGAGGCGTATTCTTCGGTGCAGTTCAGGATTTTGGTGCACTTTACGCGTCAGTTAAAAATGGTGGTAAGTCGATAGGACTTGTCATCGAGAAGTACATAGGCAAGGCAGGAAGAAGATTCTTCTCTCTGTTCTGCTGGCTCTTTACACTTCTTGTTATAGCAGCATTTACATCGATGGTTTCATCGACATTTAACGGTTTCACAGCAGGTGCTGACGGAGCTGTGACAAAGAACTTCAACGGCGCTGCAGCGGCAACAGTTTCAATGTTGTTCATAGTAGTAGCCATGGTATTCGGTGTGGTTATGAAGACATGCAAGAATATGAAGGAGTGGCTCAAAGCTATAGTAGCCATCGTCCTCATCGTTGCAATGTTTGCGGTAGGTATGAAGCTTCCTTGGTACTTAAATGGTGCCCAGTGGAATTACGTAATCATGGCTTACCTCTTCCTCGCATCAGTACTTCCAATGTGGTTACTTATGCAGCCAAGAGATTACATGACAACATTCATGCTGGTAGGCATGCTGATCGGTGCATTTGTCGGTGTCCTGGTCGGACATCCGGACATGAACCTGAATGCTTTCAACGGTTTCACAGTTGTATCATCAACAGGTGTTAAGAGTTATCTGTTCCCAACACTGTTTGTAACTATCGCCTGTGGTGCGGTTTCCGGTTTCCACAGCCTTGTTTCATCAGGAACATCATCAAAGACAGTAAAAAATGAAAAAGATATGCTTTTCGTAGGTTACGGCGCAATGATCCTTGAGACACTCCTTGGAGTTATCTCACTTATAGTAGTTGGTGCTGTCGCAGTTGGCGGCAAGGCTCCGGAGGGTCTTACACCTTTCCAGATCTTCTCACAGGGTATCGCAGGATTCCTCGAGAAGTTCGGACTTCCAAACTCAGTTGCAAATGTATTCATGACAATGTGTGTATCAGCACTTGCCCTTACATCACTTGACTCAGTTGCACGTATCGGACGTATGTCATTCCAGGAGCTCTTCATGGGAGACACAACAGATACATCCAAGATGCCTGCATGGCAGAAGGTGCTCACAAACAAGTATTTTGCAACAGTTATAACACTGTTCTTTGGATATCTTCTCTGCAAGGGTGGATATTCAAATGTATGGCCACTCTTCGGATCAGCAAACCAGATGCTTGCAGCCCTGGTACTTATAGGAGTAGCAGTATTCCTCAAGGCTACAAACAGAAAGCATGCAATGCTCTACCCACCTATGCTGATAATGCTTGCTGTTACATTTACAGCCATAGTGCTCAATGTAATTGGCAATATACAGAAGTTCCAGGCTGGAACAGCTACATTCCTTGTAGAAGGACTTCAGCTTATAGTCGCTGTATTCCTCATCGTTCTTGGTATCATAGTGGCCATCACATGTATCAAGAAGCTCGTTCTTATGAAGAAGGAGAATGCTGAAAAGGCAGAGGCTTAA